GCCAGCTCAATCGCGCGATAGAATATTCTCTCGGCGATGCTGCGCTTACCGCATTCCATCAGGCCGTTAATGAATTTCGTTACCAGAATGCTGCCATACTTGGGATCCGGCAGCACTTCACGCTTCAATATTCGCTTTCGTCTCGGCATAGTTCGGTTTAATTATTTACCCGCGGCTGACTTTCTCTTTGTGCCATACTTCGAGCGCCCTTGATTCCGCTCTTGCACACCGGCAGAATCATAGACGCCGCGCACGATATGATAACGCACACCCGGCAAGTCCTTCACACGTCCGCCGCGAATCAATACGATGGAGTGCTCTTGCAAATTATGCCCTTCACCGGGAATATATGCTGTTACTTCATAGCTATTCGTCAATCTCACGCGCGCCACTTTGCGCAACGCGGAATTCGGCTTTTTGGGTGTCGTTGTGTATACCCTTGTGCAAACACCACGCCGCTGGGGAGATCCAGTCAATGCAGGAGCGGTCGTCTTACGACCGGTCTTTTTTCGCCCTAAGCGAACTAATTGATTGATAGTTGGCAAGCGTGCTCCTTTTC
The DNA window shown above is from Cytophagia bacterium CHB2 and carries:
- a CDS encoding 30S ribosomal protein S12; its protein translation is MPTINQLVRLGRKKTGRKTTAPALTGSPQRRGVCTRVYTTTPKKPNSALRKVARVRLTNSYEVTAYIPGEGHNLQEHSIVLIRGGRVKDLPGVRYHIVRGVYDSAGVQERNQGRSKYGTKRKSAAGK